A part of Halobacillus shinanisalinarum genomic DNA contains:
- the speB gene encoding agmatinase, giving the protein MRFDPAYSGKVFIMSRPNEQEAEAVIYGLPMDWTASFRPGSRFGPNRIREASIGLEEYSPYLDRHLEDVNYYDAGDMLLPFGNAERSLDIIEGYIDELLEKGKFPLGLGGEHLVSWPVFKAFHKTQPNLAIIHIDAHADLREEYEGEVLSHSTPIRKACELIGPQNVYSFGVRSGMREEFQYAEKSGMHMSKFDVLEPLKCMLPELAGRPVYVTIDIDVLDPAYAPGTGTAEAGGISSKELLAAIHAIVGSDVQVVGADLVEVAPAYDQTEQTAIAASKFVREMLLGFVE; this is encoded by the coding sequence ATGCGATTTGACCCGGCTTATTCAGGAAAAGTATTTATCATGAGCCGCCCGAATGAACAGGAAGCCGAGGCTGTCATTTACGGCCTGCCGATGGACTGGACCGCGAGCTTCCGCCCAGGTTCACGATTTGGCCCGAATCGGATTCGCGAAGCCTCCATCGGACTTGAAGAGTACAGCCCTTATTTAGACCGTCACCTTGAAGACGTCAACTATTACGACGCCGGCGACATGCTGCTTCCCTTTGGCAATGCCGAACGCAGTCTTGACATTATCGAAGGCTATATCGACGAACTTTTGGAAAAAGGGAAGTTTCCGCTCGGACTGGGTGGAGAGCATCTCGTCAGTTGGCCGGTCTTTAAAGCGTTTCATAAAACGCAGCCGAACCTGGCTATTATCCATATTGATGCTCATGCCGACCTTAGGGAGGAGTACGAGGGAGAAGTCCTTTCCCATTCGACACCAATCCGGAAGGCATGCGAGTTGATTGGTCCTCAGAATGTGTACTCGTTTGGGGTCCGCTCCGGCATGCGCGAGGAATTCCAGTACGCTGAAAAGAGCGGCATGCATATGTCGAAGTTTGACGTCCTCGAACCATTGAAATGTATGTTGCCTGAATTGGCTGGCCGGCCTGTCTATGTCACCATCGACATCGACGTCCTTGACCCAGCTTACGCCCCAGGCACAGGGACAGCCGAAGCAGGCGGGATTTCATCAAAAGAACTGCTCGCCGCCATCCATGCGATTGTTGGTTCTGACGTACAAGTTGTCGGAGCAGACCTGGTTGAGGTTGCTCCAGCCTACGACCAAACAGAACAAACAGCCATAGCTGCCAGCAAGTTTGTACGCGAAATGCTTTTAGGGTTTGTCGAATAA
- the speE gene encoding polyamine aminopropyltransferase produces MATWFTEKQTENFGITAKVNRTLHKEQTEFQELEVVETEEWGRMLLLDDMVMTTEKDEFVYHEMIAHVPLFTHPSPKKVLVVGGGDGGVIREVLKHESVEQATLAEIDGKVIEYSKTYLPSIAGALDNPRVDVQVSDGFMHIAKSEREYDVIMVDSTEPVGPAVSLFTKGFYEGIANALKEDGILVAQTDNPWFKADLIRQVYGDVKETFPITRVYTANIPTYPSGLWTFTMGSKIYDPLKVPDERFQEFDTKYYTKELHNACFALPKFVKNITEEGE; encoded by the coding sequence ATGGCTACATGGTTTACCGAAAAACAGACGGAGAACTTTGGCATTACCGCAAAAGTGAACCGAACTTTGCATAAAGAACAGACGGAGTTTCAAGAGCTTGAGGTGGTTGAAACCGAAGAGTGGGGGCGGATGCTGCTGCTTGATGATATGGTGATGACGACAGAGAAGGATGAATTCGTTTATCACGAAATGATCGCACACGTGCCGTTGTTCACACATCCAAGTCCGAAGAAAGTGCTCGTCGTTGGCGGTGGTGACGGCGGCGTGATTCGTGAAGTTTTGAAGCATGAAAGTGTCGAGCAGGCCACTCTGGCTGAAATCGATGGCAAGGTTATCGAGTACTCGAAGACATACTTGCCGAGCATTGCAGGCGCACTGGATAATCCACGTGTCGACGTGCAAGTTAGCGATGGCTTCATGCATATTGCGAAAAGTGAGCGCGAATATGATGTGATTATGGTCGATTCCACCGAGCCCGTAGGTCCAGCTGTCAGTCTTTTTACAAAAGGGTTCTATGAAGGAATTGCAAATGCCTTGAAAGAGGATGGCATTCTTGTCGCGCAAACGGATAATCCGTGGTTTAAAGCGGATTTGATTCGCCAGGTGTACGGTGATGTCAAGGAAACGTTCCCGATTACACGCGTCTACACGGCGAATATCCCGACATACCCGAGCGGGCTATGGACGTTTACGATGGGCAGCAAAATTTACGATCCACTAAAGGTGCCGGACGAGCGTTTTCAGGAATTCGACACGAAATACTACACGAAAGAGCTTCACAATGCCTGCTTCGCTCTGCCTAAATTCGTCAAAAATATCACGGAAGAAGGCGAGTAA
- a CDS encoding transglycosylase domain-containing protein codes for MLLFIRFKWKWIRRTMKAAVTCGILGLIAFVAVFIYAVGLGPPSLHTEQNSIYYGSNGEVIDETHGAQERYWISKQEMPEEMINATLAIEDHRFYEHFGFDLKRIASAALTDLKAMKMVEGASTITQQYARNLYLSHEKTWTRKIKEAFYAMRLEIFYEKDEIIEGYLNTIYYGHGAYGIEAASRYYFDKHAKELTLAEASMLAGIPKGPSYYSPLNNAENAKSRQEQILSRMEELNYISPNKEQEALTVSLDYSDHSGEATKAVAPYFQDKVTEEAARLLETDVDAIKTGGYHIYTTLKKNQQKELEQSIDQTIDNGSEIQTASVIMDSQTGAVTALAGGKDYAKSAYNRATEAERMVGSIIKPFLYYAALLRDYTPLTMVASKPTSFELKNGKVYSPSNYNNYYANRKITMAQALALSDNIYAVTTNVDIGPENFVDTLRTFGISGELPAVPSLALGTASISLYEMVDGYTRMVSGSEAVRGHTITKITDRHDNVLYKYEPDTDTERNIDPNAAFTVTHMMTGMFDTALNGYMSVTGASIADQLTRMYGGKSGTTDSDSWMIGFSPQYIMGVWTGYDDNRAITKTKDHQYAKHLWADTMETIHQPLPAAAFTPTPGVKGVYINPKTGKLPGPGCPKERLVYMDKENIPTETCEQKEKSNEEEINEELKNDSWLDGIVDWFS; via the coding sequence ATGCTATTATTTATTCGTTTTAAATGGAAATGGATACGCAGGACAATGAAAGCCGCAGTCACTTGCGGAATCCTTGGCCTCATTGCGTTTGTTGCTGTGTTCATTTATGCCGTTGGCTTGGGACCCCCTTCCCTTCATACCGAGCAGAATTCAATCTACTATGGCTCGAATGGGGAAGTGATTGATGAAACTCACGGGGCGCAGGAACGTTACTGGATTAGTAAACAGGAAATGCCTGAGGAGATGATCAATGCAACACTCGCCATTGAGGATCACCGCTTCTACGAGCACTTTGGCTTTGACCTTAAGCGCATTGCATCTGCTGCATTGACAGACTTAAAGGCTATGAAAATGGTTGAAGGGGCCAGTACGATTACACAGCAATATGCACGCAACCTCTACCTATCTCATGAAAAAACGTGGACGCGAAAAATTAAAGAAGCCTTCTATGCAATGCGGCTAGAAATTTTTTATGAAAAAGACGAGATCATTGAGGGATATTTGAACACGATTTATTACGGACATGGCGCCTACGGAATTGAAGCGGCCAGCCGGTATTATTTTGACAAGCATGCAAAAGAACTAACGCTTGCAGAGGCATCAATGCTTGCCGGCATTCCGAAGGGGCCGAGCTACTATTCTCCCCTTAACAATGCCGAAAATGCCAAGTCTCGTCAGGAACAAATTCTTTCCCGTATGGAGGAGCTTAACTATATTTCACCTAATAAGGAGCAGGAGGCATTGACGGTCTCCCTCGATTACTCTGATCACTCCGGCGAAGCTACAAAAGCAGTGGCTCCTTACTTTCAGGATAAAGTAACCGAGGAAGCAGCTAGATTACTTGAAACAGATGTGGATGCTATTAAAACTGGCGGGTACCACATTTATACAACTTTAAAGAAAAATCAACAAAAGGAGCTCGAACAATCAATTGATCAAACCATTGACAATGGCTCTGAAATTCAAACAGCCAGCGTCATCATGGACAGTCAGACAGGTGCAGTCACCGCCCTAGCTGGGGGAAAAGATTACGCCAAGAGCGCCTACAACCGGGCCACAGAGGCAGAAAGGATGGTCGGTTCTATCATTAAACCATTCCTCTACTATGCTGCCCTCTTGCGTGACTACACACCACTGACAATGGTTGCGAGTAAACCGACATCGTTTGAGTTGAAAAACGGCAAAGTCTATTCACCGAGTAACTATAACAATTACTACGCCAACCGAAAAATTACGATGGCTCAAGCTTTAGCGTTATCTGACAACATTTACGCGGTCACAACGAACGTCGATATTGGCCCAGAGAATTTTGTGGATACACTACGTACATTTGGAATTTCCGGTGAGTTGCCTGCCGTGCCTTCCTTAGCCCTTGGCACTGCTTCGATCTCGCTTTATGAAATGGTTGATGGCTACACGAGGATGGTAAGCGGATCTGAAGCTGTACGCGGTCACACGATCACAAAAATTACCGATCGCCATGACAACGTCTTGTACAAGTATGAACCTGATACAGACACCGAAAGAAACATCGACCCGAACGCTGCCTTTACCGTTACACACATGATGACAGGCATGTTCGATACGGCACTTAACGGTTACATGAGTGTGACAGGGGCAAGTATTGCTGATCAATTGACCCGTATGTATGGCGGTAAATCAGGAACAACAGATTCCGATAGCTGGATGATTGGCTTCAGTCCACAGTATATCATGGGGGTTTGGACAGGCTATGACGACAACCGTGCAATCACAAAAACAAAAGATCACCAATATGCCAAGCATCTGTGGGCCGACACGATGGAAACGATCCATCAACCTCTGCCCGCTGCAGCTTTCACTCCGACACCTGGAGTCAAAGGCGTGTACATTAATCCTAAAACAGGCAAACTACCTGGCCCAGGCTGTCCGAAAGAACGACTCGTTTACATGGACAAGGAAAACATCCCAACTGAAACATGTGAACAAAAAGAAAAAAGCAACGAAGAAGAAATCAACGAAGAACTCAAAAATGACTCCTGGCTCGACGGCATCGTCGACTGGTTCTCCTAA
- a CDS encoding YolD-like family protein, translating into MDQRNHDRGTIKWTSLMLPEHVELIKRQWKEDQRVEKGIIDEQKAVEIDFILQRALHDGLTVNVKVHNGFDYEHIRMKITYMNKLERKVFGKEEESKEVTSCKLDDISDITIV; encoded by the coding sequence ATGGATCAGCGCAACCATGACCGTGGAACAATCAAATGGACATCATTGATGCTGCCGGAACATGTGGAATTAATCAAAAGGCAATGGAAGGAGGACCAACGAGTCGAAAAAGGGATCATTGATGAGCAAAAGGCGGTTGAGATTGACTTTATTTTGCAGAGAGCACTTCACGACGGTTTAACGGTTAACGTCAAAGTGCATAATGGTTTTGATTATGAACATATCCGTATGAAAATCACTTATATGAACAAGTTAGAGCGCAAGGTTTTTGGCAAGGAGGAGGAGTCGAAGGAAGTAACAAGTTGCAAGCTCGATGACATTAGTGATATTACCATCGTGTAG